A single genomic interval of Brevibacillus brevis harbors:
- a CDS encoding response regulator transcription factor — MAMIMLAEDEAVLRMLIGDTLEDEGHELDIACDGEEALQKIGQNEYDLIILDYMMPKLTGFEVLQQLKQMDDKKAVKVLILSAKSQHAEQEKMRAAGADDFMPKPFSPMDLVRKVEEMLA, encoded by the coding sequence ATGGCAATGATTATGCTGGCCGAAGACGAAGCCGTGTTGCGCATGCTGATTGGCGACACGCTCGAAGACGAGGGACACGAGCTCGATATCGCTTGCGATGGAGAGGAAGCCCTGCAAAAAATCGGTCAAAATGAGTACGACCTGATTATTTTAGATTATATGATGCCAAAGCTGACAGGCTTTGAAGTATTGCAGCAGCTCAAACAGATGGACGATAAAAAAGCAGTCAAGGTCCTGATCCTCTCTGCAAAAAGTCAACATGCCGAACAGGAGAAAATGCGTGCTGCTGGTGCTGATGACTTCATGCCGAAGCCCTTTAGCCCGATGGATCTTGTCCGGAAAGTGGAGGAAATGCTCGCATGA
- a CDS encoding DUF1254 domain-containing protein — protein sequence MLPLLKKRLTLIVSLLCMTLHLSGLSFAKETTNTTTVQQSPLYQSKPFLQSQERLAYSLGIQAYIYGYPLVMSAKTMEAMVKNRAPINQFYYADTLASPAYRDIVTPNSDTLYMSAWLDLSETPVRLTVPANPQNRYYTVQMLDAYTNTFRNVSNRSTKQQAGQYIIASPQWKGPTPAHIPVIYAPTNTVWLIGRVEVKGEADLPQAVSFEKQIAIAPVHPKLQTAHVPEALPPDVLSSLSFFQVMTKWIQSNPPPECDRVLLDQFAQAGIDVQKGFDPSALGPAKLAGLQRALQDAPSIVQNGLPGYSAFRNGWGSFSPIGTYGSQFLARSFIAYSGIGANVPSEEAYYRALTDGSGKPLTGANSYLLHFTKEQLPKTSAFWSINVYDNQLFLAKTAAERASVRSNTGTLTYNPDGSLDLYLQQQPPKGKEGNWLPLPEGEFNLVLRVFAPEPATLDKQQAWPAVMESKPIP from the coding sequence ATGCTTCCTTTATTGAAAAAGCGCCTGACACTAATCGTTTCCCTGCTTTGCATGACGCTTCACCTGTCGGGCCTCTCATTTGCAAAAGAGACAACAAACACTACAACTGTCCAACAGTCACCTCTATACCAATCGAAGCCGTTTCTTCAATCGCAGGAGAGGCTTGCCTACTCGCTCGGCATTCAAGCATACATCTACGGGTATCCATTAGTGATGTCCGCCAAAACGATGGAAGCCATGGTCAAAAATCGGGCGCCAATCAACCAGTTTTATTATGCGGACACACTCGCTTCCCCAGCTTATCGGGATATTGTGACGCCGAACTCCGATACATTGTATATGAGCGCATGGCTGGATTTGTCAGAGACGCCCGTCCGCTTGACTGTCCCCGCCAATCCGCAAAACCGCTACTATACCGTGCAAATGCTGGATGCGTATACGAATACGTTTCGCAATGTCTCCAATCGTTCCACCAAACAGCAGGCCGGGCAATACATCATTGCAAGCCCGCAATGGAAAGGGCCTACCCCTGCTCATATACCTGTAATCTACGCCCCTACGAATACCGTCTGGCTCATTGGCCGTGTCGAGGTAAAGGGTGAGGCTGATTTGCCGCAGGCTGTTTCGTTTGAAAAACAAATCGCGATTGCCCCTGTCCACCCAAAATTGCAAACGGCACATGTTCCCGAAGCGCTTCCCCCTGACGTGCTGTCATCCCTTTCCTTTTTTCAGGTCATGACGAAATGGATTCAGAGCAATCCTCCGCCCGAATGTGATCGCGTCTTGCTCGATCAGTTCGCTCAAGCCGGGATCGATGTCCAAAAAGGCTTTGATCCTTCCGCGCTCGGTCCAGCCAAGCTTGCAGGCCTACAGCGTGCCTTACAGGATGCCCCGTCCATCGTGCAAAATGGCTTGCCCGGCTATTCCGCCTTCCGTAATGGATGGGGCTCCTTTTCCCCCATCGGCACATATGGAAGTCAGTTTCTCGCCCGTTCCTTTATCGCCTATTCCGGCATTGGAGCCAATGTGCCGAGCGAGGAAGCCTATTATCGTGCATTGACAGATGGATCAGGAAAACCGCTTACGGGAGCCAACAGCTATTTGCTGCATTTTACAAAGGAACAGCTTCCCAAGACGTCTGCATTCTGGTCGATCAACGTCTATGACAACCAGTTGTTTTTAGCCAAAACAGCGGCCGAACGCGCATCGGTTCGCAGCAATACAGGAACGCTTACGTACAATCCCGATGGCTCCCTCGATCTGTATTTGCAGCAGCAACCTCCCAAAGGCAAGGAAGGCAACTGGCTTCCGCTCCCTGAAGGCGAGTTCAATCTCGTTTTGCGGGTCTTTGCACCGGAGCCTGCCACGCTGGACAAACAGCAAGCTTGGCCCGCTGTCATGGAAAGCAAACCTATACCGTAA
- a CDS encoding quaternary amine ABC transporter ATP-binding protein, whose translation MPKIKVENLTKIFGRQPQRALSQVKQGKTKQEILKETGLTLGVNQASFEVHAGEIFVIMGLSGSGKSTLVRLLNRLIEPTEGKILIDGTDIVSMNTEQLQDVRRKKLGMVFQKFALFPHRTVLENAEYGLEIQGMPKAEREAKAKKSLALVGLGGWEASYPDQLSGGMQQRVGLARALANEPDVLLMDEAFSALDPLIRKDMQDELLELQSTMQKTIIFITHDLDEALKIGDRIALMKDGAIVQIGSPEEIMTNPANEYVERFVEDVDRSKVLSAEKVMKRAETITLDRGPRVALQMMRERGVSSLYVVDKRKTLLGVLTADAVNGAKEAGQSLESVLRTEVPTVGPQTLLNEMFDLVAFSDIPVAVTGEQNRLLGVIVKGAVLGGLAGKVNQQVPEPTIEEGQVNPS comes from the coding sequence ATGCCCAAGATCAAAGTAGAGAATTTGACCAAAATCTTTGGACGCCAACCCCAACGCGCATTGTCCCAGGTGAAGCAGGGGAAGACCAAGCAAGAAATCTTGAAGGAAACGGGTCTTACCCTTGGGGTGAATCAAGCGAGTTTTGAGGTGCATGCAGGCGAAATTTTCGTCATCATGGGGCTTTCGGGAAGCGGGAAGTCGACCTTGGTTCGATTATTGAACCGGTTGATTGAACCAACAGAAGGCAAAATCCTGATTGACGGTACGGATATCGTCAGTATGAACACCGAGCAGTTACAGGATGTAAGAAGAAAGAAGCTGGGCATGGTATTTCAAAAGTTCGCCTTGTTCCCTCACAGGACGGTACTTGAAAATGCGGAGTACGGTCTGGAGATTCAAGGGATGCCAAAGGCCGAGCGTGAGGCAAAAGCGAAAAAGTCACTCGCACTCGTCGGACTCGGCGGTTGGGAAGCAAGCTACCCGGATCAGCTGAGTGGCGGGATGCAGCAGCGTGTGGGTCTGGCCCGTGCACTCGCGAATGAACCCGATGTGCTGTTGATGGATGAGGCATTCAGTGCCTTGGACCCGTTGATTCGCAAGGACATGCAGGATGAGCTGTTGGAATTACAGAGCACCATGCAGAAGACCATTATTTTCATTACGCATGATCTGGACGAAGCATTGAAGATCGGGGATCGAATCGCTCTGATGAAAGACGGTGCGATCGTACAGATCGGCTCGCCGGAAGAAATCATGACCAATCCGGCAAATGAATACGTAGAACGCTTTGTAGAGGATGTGGATCGTTCCAAGGTATTGTCCGCCGAAAAAGTCATGAAGCGGGCAGAGACGATCACACTGGACAGAGGGCCTCGCGTCGCACTGCAAATGATGCGTGAGCGCGGTGTCTCCAGTTTGTACGTGGTGGATAAACGAAAAACATTGCTGGGTGTGCTGACGGCAGACGCAGTAAATGGAGCCAAGGAAGCAGGGCAGTCGCTGGAATCCGTGCTGCGAACCGAGGTGCCGACAGTCGGACCGCAGACGCTTCTCAATGAGATGTTTGACCTTGTCGCGTTTTCAGATATTCCCGTGGCGGTTACAGGAGAACAAAATCGTCTCTTGGGCGTGATTGTAAAAGGAGCCGTCTTGGGCGGGTTGGCAGGAAAAGTAAATCAACAAGTTCCAGAGCCAACGATTGAAGAGGGGCAGGTGAATCCATCATGA
- a CDS encoding YwbE family protein codes for MNGKNRKDIAAGLEVEIVLKQDQRTGKRTRGIVKDILTNSSTHPHGIKVRLTDGQVGRVQEIIQKGN; via the coding sequence ATGAACGGAAAAAATCGAAAAGACATCGCAGCAGGTCTTGAAGTCGAGATTGTATTGAAACAGGACCAACGCACTGGCAAGCGCACCCGTGGGATTGTCAAGGATATCCTGACGAACTCCAGTACACATCCTCATGGAATCAAGGTTCGTTTGACGGATGGACAAGTGGGGAGAGTGCAAGAGATTATCCAAAAAGGGAACTAA
- a CDS encoding NUDIX domain-containing protein has translation MTTTITVPRLGVGAVILNDKNEILLVLRNRDPEKNTWSIPGGKVDPYEQLETSVIREIKEEVNLDVEIKALLCTAETIRPENAEHWVSVIYEVTILSGEARNLEEGGAIGDMRWFSLDALPSNLACFAVPAIEHLQNRNRS, from the coding sequence ATGACGACTACGATAACTGTACCAAGATTGGGCGTAGGAGCTGTCATCCTAAACGACAAGAATGAGATTTTGCTGGTATTACGAAACAGAGATCCAGAGAAAAATACGTGGAGCATTCCCGGGGGAAAAGTTGATCCCTATGAACAACTGGAGACGAGTGTTATCCGCGAAATCAAAGAAGAAGTCAATCTCGACGTCGAGATAAAGGCCCTGCTGTGCACCGCAGAAACCATCCGCCCGGAAAATGCCGAGCATTGGGTTTCGGTTATTTACGAAGTAACGATCCTGAGTGGAGAAGCACGCAATTTAGAGGAAGGCGGGGCGATTGGCGACATGCGCTGGTTTTCGCTCGATGCACTTCCGTCGAATCTGGCTTGCTTTGCCGTACCAGCTATCGAGCATTTGCAAAACCGGAACCGTTCATGA
- a CDS encoding response regulator: MMKYRETLLANIHKQIETWYDQEVPVSHDDLYRFLHSLKGTAGTIGLTDLSDLSQLLLDRMDDMPAKDWSLSEWRLFLQELIGLCYEQRPEQEVFIENPTLQRESPCEQQPLVLILDDDVTLLMYLKEYLENRNWSVIATVYPHKALDYFHDINPDCFILDLNIPETGGFQVMQTISEKIKKQYVPTTIISIDYERETRLNAYRLGADDVMCKPLDMEELVVRLERQLRRKRWMNSILFLDELTGVNNRNSFVDTYYRLLSDAQRTNTPFSLAFLDIDFFKGVNDTYGHLIGDEVLTRFAAFIGQSAEKHDVLFRYGGEEFILLMPRTTVQTGKMRLEQMLSAFCSLTFDAPEGTFSLSFSGGIVQIDDPHKPHTYWVEAADTALYAAKNAGRRRIETAHITETHDSPKVKLKVAIIDDDPMIRVMLADSIQTSFDGWMHVDIQTYEEGAAFFDSTWHQGQEPYLIILDGMMPQMDGLEVLQKIRNLPNAKKYTVIMLTGRTEEQDIVRALQLGADDYMTKPFRTRELEARIKRLVKRML; this comes from the coding sequence ATGATGAAGTACAGAGAAACGCTTCTTGCAAATATCCATAAACAGATTGAGACGTGGTACGACCAGGAGGTTCCCGTCTCTCATGATGATCTATATCGTTTTCTCCATTCGTTGAAGGGAACTGCGGGGACGATTGGATTGACCGATTTGTCTGATCTGTCTCAGCTCCTTCTGGATCGAATGGATGACATGCCTGCCAAGGATTGGTCCCTAAGTGAATGGCGATTGTTTTTGCAAGAGTTGATCGGCTTGTGTTACGAACAGCGCCCGGAACAGGAAGTTTTTATCGAGAACCCCACTCTCCAACGGGAATCCCCTTGTGAGCAACAGCCTTTGGTCCTCATCCTGGATGATGACGTCACCCTGCTTATGTATCTAAAGGAATACTTAGAAAATCGCAATTGGTCTGTCATCGCAACGGTCTATCCTCATAAGGCTCTCGACTATTTTCACGACATAAATCCTGACTGCTTCATTCTGGATTTGAACATCCCGGAAACAGGCGGCTTTCAAGTGATGCAGACGATTAGCGAAAAAATAAAGAAGCAATACGTGCCTACGACCATCATCAGCATCGATTACGAACGGGAGACCCGTCTGAATGCCTATCGTTTGGGCGCAGATGACGTCATGTGCAAACCGCTTGATATGGAAGAGCTTGTCGTACGCCTCGAACGCCAGCTTCGCCGGAAGCGCTGGATGAACAGTATCTTGTTTTTGGATGAGCTCACGGGCGTCAACAATCGCAATTCTTTTGTTGATACATACTATCGGCTTCTTTCTGATGCCCAGCGAACCAACACCCCTTTCTCACTGGCATTTTTGGATATCGACTTTTTCAAAGGGGTCAATGATACATACGGTCATCTAATCGGTGACGAGGTGCTGACTCGTTTTGCTGCTTTCATCGGGCAGAGCGCGGAAAAACATGATGTTTTATTCCGGTACGGCGGAGAGGAATTTATCCTGCTGATGCCGCGTACGACTGTACAAACAGGAAAGATGCGCCTGGAGCAGATGCTCTCTGCTTTTTGTTCGCTCACGTTCGATGCTCCTGAAGGAACGTTTTCATTGAGTTTTTCCGGTGGAATCGTACAAATTGATGATCCTCATAAACCGCATACGTATTGGGTAGAAGCTGCGGACACTGCTTTGTACGCTGCCAAAAATGCAGGGCGGCGCCGGATTGAAACCGCTCATATCACAGAGACGCATGACTCCCCTAAGGTAAAACTGAAAGTCGCTATTATTGATGACGATCCGATGATTCGCGTGATGCTTGCCGATTCCATCCAGACCAGTTTTGACGGATGGATGCACGTCGACATCCAGACTTACGAAGAAGGAGCAGCATTCTTTGACTCTACCTGGCATCAGGGACAAGAACCTTATCTCATCATTTTAGACGGGATGATGCCTCAGATGGATGGCCTCGAAGTTCTCCAGAAAATCCGGAATTTGCCGAATGCCAAGAAATATACGGTGATTATGCTAACGGGTCGTACTGAAGAGCAAGACATTGTCCGTGCCCTTCAGCTCGGTGCTGACGATTATATGACCAAGCCATTCCGTACACGCGAACTGGAAGCCCGCATCAAGCGACTGGTTAAGCGAATGCTGTAA
- a CDS encoding glycine betaine ABC transporter substrate-binding protein, which yields MKKGTLKGLAVALGLSMVMAGCSNAGTPQGNQPAEGNTGTSAPNSVGAQVDHKIIGIDPGAGLMKATEKAMKDYDLKDWELVEGSSAAMTAALTQAYKDKKPIIVTGWTPHWMFSKFEMKYLEDPKGVFGKDEQIHTIVRKGLKEEHPSAYAFLDKFSWTPADMEKVMLDIESGKKPEEAAAEWVKNNEATVNKWVEGIQPAEGKKLTLAYVAWDSEIASTNVVKTVLEQKLKYKVELSQVEAGPMWVGVSNGDVDGMVAAWLPTTHADYMEKLGKDVEDLGPNLQGTKLGLAVPAYMEINSIEDLKK from the coding sequence ATGAAAAAAGGCACCTTGAAAGGGCTGGCAGTCGCACTCGGACTCAGTATGGTGATGGCAGGATGTTCAAACGCGGGTACACCGCAGGGAAATCAGCCTGCCGAGGGCAATACGGGTACGTCTGCACCGAATAGCGTTGGAGCACAAGTGGATCATAAAATTATCGGAATAGATCCTGGCGCTGGTCTGATGAAAGCGACGGAAAAAGCCATGAAAGACTACGATCTGAAAGATTGGGAACTCGTAGAGGGCTCGAGTGCAGCGATGACGGCAGCTCTGACACAAGCCTACAAAGACAAAAAGCCGATTATCGTGACAGGTTGGACACCGCACTGGATGTTCTCCAAATTTGAGATGAAATACCTCGAAGACCCGAAAGGCGTCTTCGGGAAGGATGAACAGATTCATACCATCGTGCGCAAAGGACTGAAGGAGGAGCACCCAAGTGCGTATGCGTTCCTCGACAAGTTTTCGTGGACACCCGCGGACATGGAAAAAGTGATGCTCGATATCGAGAGCGGCAAAAAGCCGGAAGAGGCAGCAGCCGAGTGGGTGAAAAACAATGAGGCTACCGTCAACAAGTGGGTAGAAGGCATTCAGCCCGCGGAAGGCAAAAAATTGACGCTCGCCTACGTCGCGTGGGATTCTGAGATCGCCAGCACGAATGTGGTGAAGACGGTCCTGGAGCAAAAGCTGAAATACAAGGTGGAGCTTAGCCAAGTAGAAGCCGGTCCAATGTGGGTAGGGGTATCAAACGGTGATGTGGACGGAATGGTAGCAGCATGGCTGCCTACGACGCACGCAGACTACATGGAAAAGCTGGGGAAAGACGTTGAGGACCTCGGTCCGAACCTGCAAGGAACCAAGCTGGGCTTGGCTGTTCCAGCCTACATGGAGATCAACTCCATTGAAGATTTGAAGAAGTAA
- a CDS encoding GbsR/MarR family transcriptional regulator, with protein MDTNQEKILEKAQERVIETLARNMDLYGITMSTGLLYGTLLFQDKSMTLDEMGEALGMSKTSMSTGVRTLMDLNMVEKIWKKGTRKDHYEVNLDWYQNFIDLFSVKWRHACEHNVHALKKSLLELRALQQSEELTEEVRERVDLSIKRIENGLEYYLWLSRLIDSFESHDIFQFVPKKENES; from the coding sequence ATGGATACCAATCAGGAAAAAATCCTCGAAAAAGCTCAGGAACGCGTGATTGAAACGCTAGCTCGCAACATGGATCTGTATGGAATTACCATGTCAACGGGACTGCTGTATGGCACATTGCTCTTTCAGGACAAGTCAATGACACTCGATGAGATGGGCGAAGCACTGGGCATGAGCAAAACCAGCATGAGCACTGGCGTCCGCACATTGATGGACTTAAATATGGTAGAAAAGATATGGAAAAAAGGGACACGGAAGGATCATTACGAGGTCAATCTGGATTGGTACCAGAACTTCATCGACCTCTTTTCCGTGAAGTGGCGACACGCCTGTGAACATAATGTACACGCCTTGAAAAAGTCTCTCCTTGAGCTTCGCGCACTCCAGCAATCCGAAGAGCTTACGGAAGAAGTCAGGGAACGTGTTGACCTTAGTATCAAGCGTATTGAAAATGGGTTGGAATATTATCTGTGGCTGTCCCGTTTGATCGACTCCTTCGAATCACATGATATCTTTCAGTTTGTACCGAAAAAGGAAAATGAATCATAA
- a CDS encoding ABC transporter permease, with product MSQNQLFPKLPLDSWVETIVDGLEENLGFLFDFISAVIGGTVDLFSWILTGIPFWALIILFTLLAYRAGKVAIALFTFIGLLLIQNLGYWEHSMETLALVLTAGLISVIIGIPVGIWCAKNDSVQKVVTPLLDFMQTMPAFVYLIPAIFFFGLGKVPGVIASVIFAMPPTIRLTNLGIRQVPADLIEASEAFGSTYWQKLTKVQLPIAKTTMMAGINQSIMLALSMVVIASMIGAKGLGADVYRAVTQIKIGEGFEAGLAIVILAILLDRLTQSVGKRKNA from the coding sequence ATGAGTCAAAATCAACTTTTTCCGAAGCTGCCGCTCGACAGTTGGGTAGAAACGATTGTAGATGGACTGGAAGAGAATTTGGGCTTCTTGTTCGACTTCATATCAGCTGTAATCGGTGGAACCGTTGACTTGTTTTCGTGGATTCTAACAGGAATCCCGTTTTGGGCCCTGATCATTTTGTTTACGCTGCTGGCCTATCGCGCTGGCAAAGTGGCAATTGCTCTTTTTACCTTCATTGGACTTCTTCTGATTCAGAATCTGGGTTATTGGGAGCACTCAATGGAAACACTTGCGCTGGTATTGACGGCAGGTTTGATCTCGGTGATTATCGGGATTCCCGTCGGTATCTGGTGCGCGAAGAATGATTCCGTGCAAAAGGTCGTCACACCGCTGCTTGATTTCATGCAGACGATGCCGGCGTTTGTGTACTTGATTCCTGCCATCTTTTTCTTTGGGCTCGGTAAAGTACCGGGGGTTATCGCTTCTGTCATTTTTGCGATGCCACCGACGATCCGTCTGACCAACCTGGGAATTCGTCAAGTTCCTGCCGATCTGATCGAAGCTTCTGAGGCATTCGGTTCAACCTACTGGCAAAAGCTGACGAAGGTACAGTTGCCGATTGCCAAGACGACAATGATGGCCGGAATTAACCAGAGCATTATGCTCGCGTTGTCCATGGTCGTGATTGCCTCGATGATTGGGGCGAAAGGCTTGGGGGCAGACGTGTATCGTGCCGTGACACAGATCAAGATCGGTGAAGGTTTTGAGGCGGGTCTGGCCATCGTTATTTTGGCGATTCTGCTGGATCGTCTCACGCAAAGTGTTGGAAAGAGAAAAAACGCGTAG
- a CDS encoding cysteine hydrolase family protein: MIRKTALLIIDAQVGIIEGQFGPVFQPATLVQTLKKVREDAYSKDIPVLYVQDADVGGVGSDDFAIHPEIAPLPSETVVQKLATDSFHGTDLHEKLQALGINHLVIMGCKTEYCIDSACRKATTLGYDVTLVKDGHSTSDNKVLSAEQIIAHHNTCLHGLGNIGPFILVRESTEDVFAPTHDSYR, encoded by the coding sequence TTGATTCGGAAAACAGCACTACTGATTATTGATGCGCAAGTAGGTATTATCGAAGGGCAATTTGGTCCTGTTTTTCAGCCGGCTACACTTGTCCAAACATTGAAAAAAGTCAGAGAAGATGCCTATAGCAAGGACATTCCTGTGCTGTACGTTCAGGATGCGGATGTCGGAGGAGTCGGTTCAGACGACTTTGCCATCCACCCTGAGATCGCCCCTCTGCCATCAGAAACGGTGGTTCAAAAACTAGCGACAGACTCGTTTCACGGAACAGACCTGCACGAAAAGCTACAAGCGCTCGGAATTAACCACCTTGTCATCATGGGGTGCAAAACCGAGTATTGTATCGACAGCGCCTGCCGCAAAGCGACGACACTCGGCTATGATGTGACGCTTGTCAAAGACGGGCACTCTACCTCGGACAATAAGGTCCTGTCAGCGGAGCAAATCATCGCCCATCACAATACATGCTTGCATGGATTAGGAAATATTGGGCCATTTATTTTGGTGCGGGAATCAACGGAGGATGTCTTCGCCCCTACCCATGATTCTTACCGGTAA